One window from the genome of Streptococcus salivarius encodes:
- a CDS encoding YitT family protein — protein sequence MKRRIIDILLVTIGSFIASVGYNSLLVKNNIASGGVGGLAISLNALFGWNNANFVLATTIPLLILCWCFLGREVLLKTFYGSLIFPTFIKLTEGLPTLTKQPLLAAIFGGIVLGLGLGIVFYGNSSTGGTGIITQILHKYTPLPLGMVLLIVDGIIVAISAIAFPPDTVMYSILSLGVVSLTIDKMMVGLNSSRNLLIISQNSEQILKYITRVADRGATKIPVLGGHTGHAQNMIMTTLSTHEVPKVQEEIQKIDETAFIVIVPASTVMGRGFSLQKDYQRVPNDFINPL from the coding sequence ATGAAACGTCGAATAATAGATATACTTTTAGTTACAATCGGTTCTTTTATAGCTTCGGTTGGCTATAATTCACTTTTAGTTAAGAATAATATTGCCTCGGGTGGTGTCGGGGGACTAGCCATTAGTTTAAACGCCCTTTTTGGTTGGAACAATGCTAACTTCGTCTTAGCAACCACCATCCCTTTGTTAATTTTATGTTGGTGCTTTCTTGGTCGCGAAGTTCTCCTAAAAACCTTCTATGGGTCTCTTATCTTCCCAACTTTTATTAAATTAACCGAGGGCTTACCTACACTCACCAAACAACCTTTGTTGGCTGCTATTTTTGGTGGGATTGTATTAGGGTTAGGACTAGGAATAGTCTTTTATGGAAATTCCTCAACTGGGGGAACTGGAATTATCACACAAATTCTCCACAAGTATACGCCACTCCCACTAGGAATGGTACTACTTATTGTTGATGGAATCATTGTCGCAATCAGTGCTATTGCCTTTCCACCTGATACTGTTATGTACTCCATTCTCTCACTTGGAGTTGTTTCTCTTACAATTGATAAAATGATGGTCGGACTCAATTCATCACGAAATCTTCTAATCATTTCGCAAAATAGTGAACAAATCCTAAAATACATCACTAGAGTGGCTGATAGAGGTGCAACAAAAATTCCAGTTCTTGGTGGACATACTGGACATGCACAAAATATGATTATGACTACCTTGTCAACTCATGAGGTTCCAAAAGTTCAAGAAGAAATCCAAAAAATAGATGAAACTGCCTTTATCGTCATTGTTCCTGCTTCTACAGTTATGGGACGTGGATTTAGCCTCCAAAAAGATTACCAAAGAGTTCCAAATGACTTTATTAATCCCTTATAA
- the recF gene encoding DNA replication/repair protein RecF (All proteins in this family for which functions are known are DNA-binding proteins that assist the filamentation of RecA onto DNA for the initiation of recombination or recombinational repair.) produces MWLEKIDIQHFRNYTEASVSFSPHLNIFLGRNAQGKTNILEAIYFLALTRSHRTRSDKELIQFQQNTLKLNGIVHRHSGKLPLEISLSNKGRITKVNHLKQAKLSDYIGHMTVVLFAPEDLQLVKGSPSLRRKFIDIDLGQIKPVYLSDLSSYNHVLKQRNAYLKSTDNVDINFLSVLDEQLSDFGTRVIEHRLEFIKQLEEEADRHHSNLSNQIERLKISYESNIPLENNKVIRESFLTTLKQNHKRDIFKKNTGVGPHRDDLTFYINDMNASFGSQGQQRSLILSLKMAEIALIKKVTGEFPILLLDDVMSELDNHRQLKLLESIDEEVQTFMTTTSLDHLSNLPPDLKTFLVKNGDIYEKQVD; encoded by the coding sequence ATGTGGCTCGAAAAAATTGATATTCAACACTTTAGAAATTATACTGAAGCCTCTGTGAGCTTCTCACCTCATCTCAATATTTTTCTTGGTCGCAATGCCCAAGGAAAAACAAATATTCTTGAGGCCATCTATTTTCTAGCATTGACACGTAGTCATCGGACCCGTTCAGATAAAGAACTGATTCAATTTCAACAAAATACTCTCAAACTTAACGGCATCGTGCATCGTCATAGTGGGAAGCTACCTCTGGAAATCAGTTTATCTAATAAAGGACGCATAACAAAGGTTAACCACCTCAAACAAGCTAAATTATCCGATTATATCGGTCACATGACTGTGGTGCTATTTGCTCCTGAGGATTTACAACTTGTAAAAGGATCTCCAAGCCTGAGACGTAAATTTATAGATATTGATTTAGGACAGATTAAGCCTGTTTATCTCTCAGACTTATCAAGTTATAATCATGTACTCAAACAACGTAATGCTTATCTCAAATCTACTGACAATGTAGACATTAATTTCCTCTCAGTGTTAGATGAACAGCTTTCCGATTTTGGAACACGAGTTATCGAACATAGACTAGAATTTATCAAGCAATTAGAGGAGGAGGCAGATAGACATCATAGTAACCTCTCAAATCAGATAGAGCGCCTTAAAATCTCCTACGAATCTAATATCCCACTGGAAAATAACAAAGTTATTCGCGAATCATTTTTAACCACGTTAAAGCAAAATCACAAAAGAGATATCTTCAAAAAGAACACTGGTGTTGGTCCGCATAGGGATGATTTAACATTTTACATTAATGACATGAACGCATCTTTCGGTAGTCAGGGGCAGCAACGTAGTCTCATACTTTCTTTAAAAATGGCTGAGATTGCTCTGATAAAAAAAGTAACAGGTGAATTTCCTATTCTTCTCCTCGATGATGTCATGAGTGAGCTTGACAATCACCGTCAACTTAAACTGTTAGAAAGTATTGACGAAGAGGTTCAAACCTTCATGACGACAACTTCACTTGATCATCTGAGTAACCTACCACCTGATTTAAAGACCTTCTTAGTTAAGAATGGTGATATTTATGAAAAACAAGTCGATTAA
- a CDS encoding ABC-F family ATP-binding cassette domain-containing protein: MLTVSDVSLRFSDRKLFDDVNIAFTPGNTYGLIGANGAGKSTFLKILAGDIEPTTGHISLGPDERLSVLRQNHFDYEDERVIDVVIMGNERLYDIMKEKDAIYMKEDFSDEDGVRAAELEGLFAELGGWEAESEASQLLQNLNISEDLHYQNMSELANGDKVKVLLAKALFGKPDVLLLDEPTNGLDIQSISWLEDFLIDFENTVIVVSHDRHFLNKVCTHMADLDFGKIKLYVGNYDFWKQSSELAARLQADRNAKAEEKIKELQEFVARFSANASKSKQATSRKKMLDKIELEEIVPSSRKYPFINFKAEREIGNDLLTVENLTVKMDGETILDNISFILRPGDKTAIIGQNDIQTTALIRALADDIDYEGTIKWGVTTSHSYLPKDNSKDFASGESILEWLRQFAEKGEDDDTFLRGFLGRMLFSGDEVNKSVSVLSGGEKVRVMLSKLMLLKSNVLLLDDPTNHLDLESISSLNDGVRDFKESVIFASHDHEFIQTIANHIVVVSKNGVIDRIDETYDEFLENEEVQAKVKALWAD; encoded by the coding sequence ATGCTTACTGTATCGGATGTATCGCTTCGTTTTAGCGATCGTAAACTTTTTGATGATGTTAATATTGCCTTCACGCCAGGTAATACTTACGGTCTTATCGGTGCCAATGGTGCTGGTAAATCTACTTTTTTGAAAATTTTAGCTGGTGATATCGAACCAACAACAGGACATATCTCTCTTGGTCCTGATGAGCGTCTTTCTGTTCTTCGTCAGAACCACTTTGACTATGAAGATGAACGCGTCATTGATGTTGTTATCATGGGGAATGAACGCCTCTACGATATTATGAAAGAAAAAGATGCCATCTACATGAAGGAAGATTTTTCAGATGAAGATGGTGTCCGTGCTGCTGAATTAGAAGGACTCTTTGCTGAATTGGGTGGTTGGGAAGCTGAAAGCGAAGCCTCACAATTGCTTCAGAACCTAAATATCTCAGAAGACCTTCACTATCAAAACATGAGTGAATTGGCTAATGGTGACAAGGTGAAGGTGCTCCTTGCAAAAGCACTCTTTGGTAAACCTGATGTACTACTTCTTGACGAACCTACCAACGGTCTTGATATCCAGTCAATCTCATGGCTTGAAGATTTCTTGATTGATTTTGAAAATACGGTCATTGTCGTATCCCATGACCGTCACTTCTTGAATAAGGTGTGTACGCATATGGCCGACCTTGACTTTGGTAAAATCAAACTCTATGTCGGTAACTATGACTTCTGGAAACAATCTTCAGAATTGGCTGCACGCTTGCAGGCTGACCGTAATGCAAAAGCAGAAGAAAAAATCAAAGAACTTCAAGAATTCGTTGCACGTTTCTCTGCCAACGCTTCAAAATCTAAACAAGCGACTTCTCGTAAGAAAATGCTTGATAAAATTGAACTAGAAGAAATCGTCCCATCAAGTCGTAAATATCCATTCATCAATTTTAAAGCAGAGCGTGAAATCGGCAATGACCTTCTAACAGTTGAAAATCTCACTGTTAAGATGGATGGTGAGACTATTCTTGATAACATTAGTTTCATCTTGCGACCAGGAGATAAGACTGCCATCATCGGTCAAAACGATATTCAAACAACTGCATTAATTCGTGCTCTTGCTGATGATATTGACTACGAAGGTACAATCAAATGGGGTGTTACTACTAGCCACTCTTACCTTCCAAAAGATAATTCTAAAGACTTTGCATCCGGTGAATCAATTCTCGAATGGCTCCGTCAATTTGCCGAAAAAGGGGAAGATGATGATACCTTCTTGCGTGGATTCCTTGGACGTATGCTCTTCTCAGGAGATGAGGTTAATAAATCTGTTAGTGTTCTCTCAGGGGGAGAAAAGGTACGTGTCATGCTTTCTAAGCTCATGCTTTTGAAATCTAACGTCCTTCTTCTAGATGATCCTACTAATCACTTGGATTTGGAATCAATCTCAAGTCTGAATGATGGCGTCCGTGACTTCAAAGAGTCTGTTATCTTTGCCAGTCATGACCATGAATTTATCCAAACAATAGCGAACCACATCGTAGTCGTTTCTAAAAATGGGGTTATTGACCGTATTGATGAAACTTATGATGAATTCCTTGAAAATGAAGAAGTGCAAGCTAAAGTCAAAGCACTATGGGCTGATTAA
- the guaB gene encoding IMP dehydrogenase: MSNWDTKFLKKGYTFDDVLLIPAESHVLPNNVNLKTKLAKNLTLNIPIITAAMDTVTDSKMAISIARAGGLGVIHKNMSIAEQAEEVRKVKRSENGVIIDPFFLTPENKVAEAEELMQRYRISGVPIVETLENRKLVGIITNRDMRFISNYDTPISEHMTSEKLVTAPVETDLETAESILHEHRIEKLPLVDEEGRLSGLITIKDIEKVIEFPNAAKDEFGRLLVAGAVGVTSDTFERAEALFEAGADAIVIDTAHGHSAGVLRKIAEIRAHFPDRTLIAGNIATAEGARALYEAGVDVVKVGIGPGSICTTRVVAGVGVPQVTAIYDAASVAREYGKTIIADGGIKYSGDIVKALAAGGNAVMLGSMFAGTDEAPGETEIFQGRKYKSYRGMGSIAAMKKGSSDRYFQGAVNEANKLVPEGIEGRVAYKGSAADIVFQLIGGIRAGMGYTGAEDIQALHDKAQFVEMSGAGLIESHPHDVQITNEAPNYSAH; the protein is encoded by the coding sequence ATGTCAAATTGGGACACTAAATTCTTGAAAAAAGGTTACACTTTTGATGACGTATTGCTTATTCCTGCGGAAAGTCATGTTCTACCAAACAACGTCAACTTGAAGACGAAATTGGCTAAAAATTTGACATTAAATATCCCAATTATCACTGCAGCCATGGATACGGTCACAGATAGTAAGATGGCTATCTCAATTGCTCGTGCAGGTGGTTTGGGTGTCATTCACAAAAACATGTCTATTGCGGAACAAGCTGAAGAAGTTCGAAAAGTAAAGCGCTCTGAAAATGGTGTCATCATTGATCCATTCTTCCTAACGCCTGAAAATAAAGTTGCTGAAGCTGAAGAGTTGATGCAGCGTTACCGTATCTCAGGGGTTCCAATTGTTGAGACACTTGAAAATCGTAAATTGGTTGGTATTATCACAAACCGTGATATGCGTTTTATCTCTAATTACGATACTCCAATTTCAGAACACATGACTTCTGAGAAATTGGTCACTGCTCCAGTTGAAACAGATCTTGAAACAGCTGAAAGTATTCTTCATGAGCATCGTATTGAAAAGCTACCTCTAGTTGATGAAGAAGGTCGTTTATCAGGACTTATTACTATTAAGGATATCGAAAAAGTTATTGAGTTTCCTAATGCAGCTAAGGATGAGTTCGGTCGTCTTTTGGTAGCAGGTGCTGTAGGTGTTACTTCTGATACCTTTGAACGTGCAGAAGCTCTTTTTGAAGCAGGCGCAGATGCTATTGTCATTGATACTGCACATGGTCATTCAGCAGGTGTTCTTCGTAAAATTGCTGAAATTCGTGCCCACTTCCCAGACCGTACTTTGATTGCAGGAAATATTGCAACAGCTGAAGGTGCGCGTGCACTTTATGAAGCAGGTGTCGATGTCGTTAAAGTAGGTATCGGACCAGGTTCTATTTGTACAACACGTGTGGTTGCGGGTGTAGGTGTTCCTCAAGTCACTGCTATTTACGATGCTGCAAGTGTTGCGCGTGAATACGGAAAAACAATTATTGCTGATGGTGGTATCAAATACTCAGGTGATATTGTAAAAGCTCTTGCAGCAGGTGGTAATGCTGTAATGCTTGGTTCTATGTTTGCTGGTACTGATGAAGCACCAGGTGAAACTGAGATTTTCCAAGGTCGTAAATATAAATCATACCGTGGTATGGGATCAATTGCAGCGATGAAGAAGGGATCAAGCGATCGTTACTTCCAAGGTGCAGTTAATGAAGCGAATAAACTTGTTCCAGAAGGAATTGAAGGCCGTGTAGCTTATAAAGGTTCTGCTGCTGATATTGTATTCCAATTGATTGGCGGTATCCGTGCAGGTATGGGTTATACAGGTGCAGAAGATATTCAGGCTTTACATGACAAAGCTCAGTTTGTTGAAATGTCAGGTGCAGGACTTATTGAAAGTCACCCTCACGATGTTCAAATTACCAACGAGGCGCCTAACTACTCAGCTCATTAA
- the yfmH gene encoding EF-P 5-aminopentanol modification-associated protein YfmH, with product MAALKKRYYQKIDEEVYSAILDNGMSLSIIKKKGFVEKVAFLSTNFGALDNHFYIDGESQSYPAGIAHFLEHKLFEDEQGRDVTLDFVKLGADVNAFTTLEKTTYYFSTLDHFEESLELLLKFTSSFTSSEDAVNHEKRIIEQEINMYQDDPDYRVYLGCLQSLYPNTILGQDIAGSVDSIEEITVKDLKDNFDCFYRPANCHLVLVGDFDVGNIYTLVNEKQSKFTPPERIVEKEKHPIESDIQKLDSLQMEIFISKLAIGFKSVPFTDNRMRENILVQLLFNLLFGWTSPYYQNWYAEGKIDESVSIEYEVSNRYSFVVMTMDTAEPIRMSSLIRQVMTSADKKRLLTEEALDLQKKALYGEFLRSLDNIQNLGSQYLAYFENDKTYFDFGQELMSITSKELKDFLNHYLSNMEITDFVVFPK from the coding sequence ATGGCTGCTTTGAAGAAACGTTATTATCAAAAAATTGATGAAGAAGTTTATTCAGCAATTTTAGATAATGGTATGTCTTTATCAATCATTAAGAAAAAAGGATTTGTAGAAAAAGTCGCCTTTTTGTCAACAAATTTTGGGGCGCTAGATAATCACTTTTATATTGATGGTGAGTCACAATCTTACCCTGCAGGTATTGCTCATTTTCTTGAACACAAGCTATTTGAGGATGAGCAGGGAAGGGATGTGACATTGGATTTTGTCAAGCTTGGAGCTGATGTCAATGCTTTTACAACATTGGAGAAGACAACATATTATTTTTCTACCCTTGACCACTTTGAGGAGTCTTTAGAGCTTTTATTAAAGTTTACATCGAGCTTTACAAGTTCTGAAGATGCTGTCAATCATGAAAAAAGAATTATTGAACAAGAGATAAATATGTATCAGGATGATCCTGACTACAGAGTTTATCTAGGTTGTTTACAAAGTTTGTATCCTAATACTATATTAGGACAAGATATTGCTGGAAGTGTTGATAGCATTGAAGAAATTACTGTAAAGGACTTAAAAGATAATTTTGATTGCTTTTACAGGCCAGCAAACTGTCATCTCGTCTTAGTGGGCGATTTTGATGTTGGAAACATTTACACTCTTGTCAATGAAAAACAAAGTAAGTTTACACCACCTGAGAGAATAGTCGAGAAAGAAAAGCACCCTATTGAGTCAGATATCCAAAAATTAGATAGTCTTCAAATGGAGATATTCATCTCAAAACTAGCCATTGGTTTTAAGAGTGTTCCTTTTACTGATAATCGTATGAGAGAAAATATACTGGTACAGTTATTGTTCAATTTACTGTTTGGCTGGACGTCTCCTTATTATCAAAATTGGTATGCTGAAGGAAAAATAGACGAGTCTGTGTCAATTGAATACGAGGTATCTAATCGATATTCATTTGTCGTTATGACTATGGACACTGCAGAGCCTATCCGTATGTCAAGTTTAATTCGTCAAGTGATGACATCGGCAGATAAAAAACGATTGTTGACGGAAGAAGCATTGGATTTACAAAAGAAAGCCTTGTATGGTGAATTTTTACGTAGTCTAGACAATATCCAGAATTTAGGGAGCCAATATTTAGCGTATTTTGAGAATGATAAAACATACTTTGATTTTGGTCAGGAACTGATGAGCATTACTTCCAAGGAGTTGAAGGATTTTTTGAATCACTATCTCTCAAATATGGAGATTACCGATTTTGTTGTCTTCCCTAAATAA
- the trpS gene encoding tryptophan--tRNA ligase, translating to MTKPIILTGDRPTGKLHLGHYVGSLKNRVLLQNEDKYNMFVFLADQQALTDHAKESEIIKESIGNVALDYLSVGLDPTKSTIFIQSQIPELAELTMYYMNLVSLARLERNPTVKTEIAQKGFGESIPTGFLVYPISQAADITAFKANYVPVGNDQKPMIEQTREIARSFNHTYHCDILVEPEGIYPKNEAAGRLPGLDGNAKMSKSLGNGIFLSDDEDTVRKKVMSMYTDPNHIRVEDPGQIEGNMVFHYLDIFGREEDATTIAEMKEHYQRGGLGDVKTKRYLLEILERELAPIRERRLEYAKDMGEVFRMLEKGSQAAREVAGQTLAEVKEAMGIKYF from the coding sequence ATGACGAAACCTATTATTTTGACGGGAGACCGTCCAACAGGGAAACTTCATCTAGGACACTATGTTGGTAGTTTAAAAAATCGTGTCCTTTTACAAAACGAAGATAAATATAACATGTTTGTCTTTTTGGCTGATCAGCAAGCCCTTACGGATCACGCCAAAGAGTCAGAGATTATCAAAGAATCAATTGGGAATGTTGCTTTAGATTATCTCTCTGTAGGTTTGGATCCAACGAAGTCGACTATTTTCATTCAAAGTCAGATTCCTGAGTTGGCTGAGTTGACTATGTATTACATGAACCTAGTTTCATTGGCACGTTTAGAGCGTAACCCAACGGTTAAGACGGAAATTGCTCAAAAAGGCTTCGGAGAATCTATTCCAACAGGCTTTTTAGTTTATCCAATTTCTCAGGCAGCTGATATCACGGCCTTTAAAGCAAATTATGTTCCTGTAGGTAATGACCAAAAGCCAATGATTGAGCAGACACGTGAAATTGCACGTAGCTTCAATCATACTTATCATTGTGATATTTTGGTTGAGCCAGAGGGAATCTACCCTAAAAATGAAGCTGCAGGACGCCTTCCAGGTCTAGACGGAAATGCTAAGATGTCAAAATCCTTAGGTAATGGTATCTTCCTTTCAGATGATGAGGACACTGTTCGTAAAAAAGTCATGAGCATGTATACGGATCCAAATCATATTCGTGTGGAAGATCCAGGCCAAATTGAAGGTAATATGGTTTTCCATTATCTTGATATCTTTGGTCGCGAAGAGGATGCTACTACAATTGCTGAAATGAAAGAACATTATCAACGAGGTGGTTTAGGAGATGTGAAGACAAAACGTTATCTTCTAGAAATCTTAGAACGTGAGTTAGCTCCAATTCGTGAACGTCGTTTAGAATATGCCAAGGATATGGGAGAAGTTTTCCGTATGCTTGAAAAAGGTAGTCAAGCAGCGCGTGAAGTTGCTGGACAAACATTGGCGGAAGTAAAAGAAGCGATGGGAATTAAGTATTTCTAA
- the yfmF gene encoding EF-P 5-aminopentanol modification-associated protein YfmF: MKIADGVYVHFIPTQKYKTNRIVFRMTGSLNKQTIAKRALVSQMLATANQTYPTVQSFKERLAFLYGTQLSTRVSTKGLTHSVDIELTYLKDTFIPTNDGLFWEVLGFLKECLYKPLSRVAQYQNKVFDIEKQNLMTYLDVDTENNYYYSEVKGRELYFVNEGLKVPKYGQAELVEAETSFTAYQEFQSMLTRDRIDIFMVGEFDDYQVLQALHRFPLEGRQVDLQFSYSQPYVNVVKEKIEPRQSSQSILQLGYQFPCQYGDKDYFALIVFNAMFGEFAHSALFTTLREKEGLAYSISSQFDIFTGLLEVYAGIEKSNRDQAMRGISRELNYIKLGRFSSSLLNQTKKIIRMNALLSEDHALTLVEQRFNKVIFGDKSLSLENWLDEIEKVTKKDVCRVARQVKLQSLFFLEGVS, from the coding sequence ATGAAAATTGCTGATGGTGTCTATGTACACTTCATTCCAACACAAAAATATAAAACTAATCGTATTGTTTTTCGAATGACAGGATCTTTGAATAAACAAACAATTGCTAAACGAGCCCTAGTTTCACAAATGTTAGCTACAGCCAATCAGACGTATCCAACAGTACAGTCTTTTAAAGAGAGACTAGCTTTTCTTTATGGAACACAGTTGTCAACTAGAGTGTCAACTAAAGGATTGACACATAGCGTTGACATCGAGTTGACATATCTGAAAGATACCTTTATCCCTACGAATGATGGATTGTTTTGGGAAGTGCTAGGATTTTTGAAAGAGTGTCTTTACAAGCCACTGTCAAGAGTAGCCCAATACCAAAATAAAGTATTTGACATAGAAAAACAAAATTTAATGACATACCTGGATGTTGACACGGAGAATAATTACTATTACAGTGAAGTTAAAGGAAGAGAGCTTTATTTTGTAAATGAGGGCTTGAAAGTTCCAAAATATGGTCAAGCAGAACTTGTTGAAGCAGAGACCTCGTTTACAGCTTATCAAGAATTTCAAAGTATGTTGACAAGAGATCGTATTGATATCTTTATGGTTGGAGAATTTGATGATTATCAAGTACTCCAAGCTTTACATCGTTTTCCTTTGGAAGGACGTCAAGTTGATTTACAGTTTAGCTATAGTCAACCTTATGTCAATGTTGTGAAAGAAAAGATAGAACCTAGACAGAGTAGTCAATCTATTTTACAGCTAGGGTACCAATTTCCGTGTCAATATGGAGATAAAGATTACTTTGCTTTAATTGTATTCAATGCAATGTTCGGTGAATTTGCCCATTCAGCCTTGTTTACAACACTTCGAGAAAAGGAAGGGTTGGCTTATTCAATTAGTAGCCAATTTGATATCTTTACAGGTTTACTAGAAGTTTACGCTGGAATTGAAAAATCTAATAGAGATCAGGCTATGCGAGGAATTAGTAGAGAATTGAATTACATTAAATTAGGACGTTTTTCAAGCTCTCTCCTGAATCAAACCAAAAAAATCATACGAATGAATGCTCTACTCTCTGAAGATCATGCCTTAACATTAGTGGAACAACGTTTTAATAAGGTGATTTTTGGCGATAAAAGTCTTTCATTGGAGAATTGGTTAGATGAGATTGAGAAGGTTACTAAAAAAGATGTTTGCCGTGTAGCACGTCAAGTTAAGCTACAGAGTTTGTTCTTTTTAGAAGGAGTGTCTTAA
- the yaaA gene encoding S4 domain-containing protein YaaA produces the protein MEYKLFGEYITLQALLKELSIIHSGGAIKGFLANNTVLFNGEDEKRRGKKLRYGDVITIPSEELEITIVAPTTNEIEEHQKAVAEKARVAAIVKKMNQDNKKKQKAHPSKESNKTKRKPVRFPGT, from the coding sequence ATGGAATATAAATTATTTGGTGAATACATCACACTGCAGGCACTTTTAAAAGAATTAAGTATCATTCATAGTGGAGGAGCTATAAAAGGTTTCTTGGCTAATAATACCGTTTTATTCAACGGTGAGGATGAAAAACGTCGTGGAAAAAAACTTCGTTATGGAGATGTTATTACCATTCCGTCTGAGGAACTTGAAATAACGATTGTAGCTCCTACGACAAATGAAATTGAAGAACATCAAAAAGCAGTCGCTGAAAAAGCACGTGTTGCTGCCATTGTTAAAAAAATGAATCAGGATAATAAAAAGAAACAAAAAGCACATCCGTCAAAAGAAAGCAATAAAACTAAACGAAAACCCGTTCGTTTCCCAGGAACCTAA